The following proteins come from a genomic window of Gimesia chilikensis:
- a CDS encoding protein kinase domain-containing protein, producing the protein MTDHRERDHDEPYEAAGRTASRLSDLSEIVDVLLAAATMIRDCHQAGRLSGSIDASRIVQVEGMSEWRVTPAKEGTSERVRFPADATWYAVAEHAELQVLPLNIEEAQQRVDEAGVEFPVRLIDSFALGELACRIAGDCRVADYLQSPRVLQRIPSELHPLIDLALGFDDDQRCEEIDALLYLLRNIQKALQTDTQRLADASGPDNEPITTVADSPELHARLPFDQIGHFQIVRRLGSGGMGDVYEGYDQSLKRTVAVKVLPPELGRHDSFVQRFYSEAASVAKIIHPHIVQIFFIGEDLGQHYFAMEYVEGESLAEQLSCGCLSVAAALNVIEQILQGLEAAHRAGLVHRDVKPGNILRERETDRYLLVDFGLVKSLNDDSGPTLSGTVLGTMDYISPEQGSSRGVDARSDLYSLGVVLYECLSGKLPFTADSPTGMIFQHVYERPVPLSEVAGPVPAAVTAIVSKMMAKDPAHRYADARAVLEDIRAFQQGELLPSHADQIVQNDVDYFFRPVARTSPAAAATAIISAPDFSDFDDELEVLNRGPTHLGERLVQHFFDWFEAKSPHWAEQLQNTQMQIDRAILKLERHRDHLSSLNRDAQLLLKQLQRDINTKSQITADTESGEDFLLEELRNACAEQEEQSETIQRQLHQVNARLAQVRTERDVLLARLNSADTRRGGSRPLRRRRVAVLLTLVAGCLLLIYLVRNADVNTPVSGRSEPAGKLSLASQTGSRFQRWPVGSGPEIVIPLQARVRAMDIAVSRYIDQSAYTIVAALENDIVLKYYYRKGLQNVTQSRFEGTPAGITVVTLSPQATLTAVAAGDHSIRVFETNKSGKEEYRRLEGHVQPVLDMAFSGDESTLVSLGDDRTVRFWDIRSGTEIRRFEVGRNSAQTLAANGNLSRLLIGNQLSIGDPLVLWNSLESRPEKVFPTEATPATLALSTDARIALAFAAGRIDVWNALTAEKLRTFAPGSQAAAFAPEVNRAATLTNRSLKLWETSTGNLVETQELQITSSRRAKLLLAENGTLGVVATDNKTLHFCLLPEVPLPDDLVYQFHARTPIHALDLAPDGIWLAGGGDGMIYVWNMNHPPASFELDTPNQISSLAFSPNGEYLAYGTGQEGARTSYVGVRKMDYTNRIQRFLKKTTDLKKLEGFEGPVSSVAWDPNGKLILAGSLSGQIKSWVPELNQVKSSLQLKVPVLQLSQFKDRAGWLMLTGDHGLELWNYDQTSPKDVLQTAYEGIACAVSEKEQLFAIADRRGVIHLISEEDQGQQGVLQTDSDLVTDLCFVPASHLLAAAYRSGAVRLWDTRELNVVKEYRYGVSPATSLLASRDTRHLIAAMQDGNVNIWKLP; encoded by the coding sequence ATGACTGACCACCGCGAACGGGACCACGATGAGCCTTACGAGGCAGCCGGACGAACGGCTTCCCGTCTGTCGGATTTGAGTGAGATCGTGGATGTTCTGCTGGCGGCAGCTACAATGATCCGCGACTGTCACCAGGCAGGCCGCTTGAGTGGATCGATCGATGCATCCCGGATCGTACAGGTTGAAGGGATGAGTGAATGGCGGGTAACCCCCGCGAAAGAGGGGACGTCCGAGCGAGTGAGGTTCCCCGCTGATGCCACCTGGTATGCTGTCGCAGAGCATGCGGAGTTACAGGTATTACCTCTCAATATCGAAGAGGCACAGCAGCGCGTGGACGAGGCGGGGGTAGAGTTCCCCGTCCGGCTGATTGACAGTTTTGCACTGGGAGAACTCGCCTGTCGAATCGCTGGGGATTGCAGAGTTGCGGATTATCTGCAAAGCCCCCGGGTTCTGCAACGGATTCCGTCTGAACTCCACCCGTTGATCGATCTCGCGCTGGGTTTCGATGACGATCAGCGCTGTGAGGAGATTGATGCTCTGCTGTATCTGCTGAGAAATATTCAAAAGGCTCTGCAAACGGATACGCAACGCCTGGCTGATGCGAGCGGCCCGGACAATGAGCCGATAACCACCGTGGCGGATTCACCTGAATTGCACGCTCGACTGCCATTTGACCAAATTGGTCATTTTCAAATTGTCAGGCGGCTCGGTAGTGGGGGAATGGGTGATGTCTACGAGGGTTACGATCAGTCTCTGAAACGCACCGTGGCCGTCAAGGTGCTGCCGCCGGAGCTGGGACGGCATGATTCGTTCGTGCAGCGATTCTATTCCGAAGCCGCCAGCGTGGCGAAAATCATTCATCCCCATATCGTTCAGATCTTTTTCATAGGCGAGGATCTGGGGCAACATTATTTTGCGATGGAATACGTCGAGGGAGAATCTCTGGCAGAACAGCTGTCGTGCGGATGTCTGTCTGTCGCGGCGGCGTTGAATGTCATCGAACAGATTCTGCAGGGTCTGGAAGCCGCGCATCGGGCTGGACTGGTTCATCGAGACGTCAAGCCGGGAAACATTCTCCGCGAGCGGGAAACGGACCGTTACCTGCTGGTGGATTTTGGTCTCGTCAAATCACTGAATGATGACAGCGGGCCGACGCTTTCCGGAACGGTCCTGGGGACAATGGATTACATTTCTCCCGAGCAGGGCAGTAGTCGGGGCGTGGATGCCCGTAGTGATCTTTATTCGCTGGGAGTCGTGCTTTATGAGTGTCTCAGCGGGAAGCTGCCTTTCACCGCAGACAGTCCCACTGGGATGATCTTTCAGCATGTGTATGAGAGGCCCGTGCCGCTGTCCGAAGTGGCGGGGCCGGTGCCTGCTGCTGTCACGGCGATTGTTTCAAAAATGATGGCTAAGGATCCGGCCCACCGCTATGCGGATGCGAGGGCCGTACTGGAGGACATCAGGGCCTTTCAGCAGGGAGAGCTGTTGCCTTCGCACGCCGATCAGATCGTCCAGAACGATGTCGATTATTTTTTCAGACCTGTGGCCAGAACTTCGCCTGCTGCCGCAGCAACGGCAATTATTTCCGCGCCCGACTTCAGTGATTTTGACGATGAACTGGAAGTACTGAATCGTGGACCAACGCATCTTGGCGAACGGCTTGTGCAACATTTTTTCGACTGGTTTGAGGCGAAGTCTCCGCACTGGGCGGAGCAGTTGCAGAACACCCAGATGCAGATCGACCGGGCGATATTGAAGCTGGAGCGGCATCGAGATCACCTGTCATCTCTGAATCGGGATGCTCAGCTACTGCTCAAGCAGTTGCAACGGGACATAAACACAAAGTCACAGATTACTGCCGACACAGAAAGCGGAGAAGATTTCCTGCTGGAAGAACTGCGTAACGCCTGCGCGGAGCAGGAGGAACAGTCAGAAACGATACAACGGCAGTTGCATCAGGTGAATGCACGACTGGCACAGGTGCGAACGGAACGCGATGTATTACTGGCGCGGTTGAACAGCGCGGATACCCGCAGGGGCGGGAGTCGTCCTCTCCGCAGACGGAGGGTTGCGGTACTGCTGACGCTGGTGGCAGGTTGCCTGTTGCTGATCTATCTCGTGAGAAATGCTGATGTCAACACTCCCGTCTCCGGGAGATCGGAGCCTGCTGGCAAGCTTTCCCTGGCTTCGCAGACCGGCTCCCGGTTTCAGCGCTGGCCAGTCGGTTCCGGTCCTGAGATTGTCATTCCGTTGCAGGCCAGGGTGCGCGCGATGGATATTGCTGTTTCCCGGTACATCGATCAATCCGCTTACACGATAGTCGCTGCACTCGAGAACGATATTGTATTGAAATATTATTATCGGAAGGGACTGCAGAATGTCACACAGAGCAGGTTCGAAGGAACGCCGGCCGGGATCACGGTGGTGACACTTTCCCCGCAGGCAACACTGACCGCTGTTGCTGCCGGCGATCACTCGATACGCGTGTTTGAAACGAACAAAAGTGGAAAGGAAGAATACCGCCGACTGGAAGGACACGTGCAGCCGGTCCTGGATATGGCGTTTTCGGGGGACGAATCGACGCTGGTTTCGCTGGGGGATGATCGAACTGTCCGTTTCTGGGACATCCGCTCCGGTACGGAGATCCGGCGTTTCGAAGTCGGTCGTAACAGTGCGCAGACGCTGGCTGCAAATGGAAATCTGAGTCGACTGCTGATTGGAAATCAGTTATCCATCGGTGACCCACTGGTACTGTGGAACTCGTTGGAGTCGCGACCGGAAAAGGTGTTTCCTACCGAAGCAACACCTGCCACGCTGGCGCTTTCGACAGATGCACGAATCGCGCTCGCCTTTGCGGCGGGGCGCATTGATGTATGGAATGCACTCACTGCGGAAAAACTGCGTACTTTTGCTCCCGGGAGTCAGGCAGCCGCTTTTGCACCCGAAGTTAACCGTGCGGCAACGCTGACCAACCGGAGTCTGAAACTCTGGGAGACCTCGACAGGGAATCTGGTAGAGACACAGGAATTACAGATCACGTCCAGCAGGCGAGCAAAACTGCTGCTGGCAGAAAATGGGACCTTGGGCGTGGTGGCGACTGATAATAAGACGCTGCATTTTTGCCTGCTGCCCGAGGTCCCTCTTCCTGATGATTTAGTGTATCAGTTTCACGCCAGGACACCGATTCATGCGCTGGATCTTGCACCCGATGGAATCTGGCTGGCAGGTGGCGGAGATGGAATGATTTATGTGTGGAACATGAATCATCCGCCGGCGAGTTTTGAACTGGACACACCTAATCAGATCTCAAGTCTGGCATTTTCTCCGAATGGAGAGTACCTCGCATACGGAACGGGACAGGAAGGTGCCAGAACCAGTTATGTGGGGGTACGAAAAATGGATTACACCAATCGGATACAGCGATTCCTCAAAAAAACAACCGACTTGAAGAAACTGGAAGGCTTCGAAGGTCCGGTTTCATCCGTCGCCTGGGATCCGAACGGTAAACTGATTCTCGCAGGCAGTCTGAGCGGGCAGATCAAGAGCTGGGTTCCGGAACTGAACCAGGTCAAATCGTCGCTCCAGCTCAAAGTGCCCGTACTGCAATTAAGTCAGTTCAAGGATCGCGCCGGTTGGCTGATGCTCACGGGGGATCACGGGCTGGAACTCTGGAATTACGATCAGACATCGCCGAAAGATGTTCTGCAGACAGCTTATGAGGGGATCGCCTGTGCTGTCTCTGAGAAAGAACAGTTATTCGCCATTGCCGATCGGAGAGGGGTGATTCATCTGATCTCTGAGGAAGATCAGGGGCAACAGGGAGTTCTGCAAACCGATTCTGACCTGGTGACGGATCTTTGCTTTGTTCCCGCTTCACACCTGTTGGCGGCCGCATACCGGAGTGGTGCGGTTCGGTTATGGGATACCCGTGAGCTCAATGTGGTTAAAGAATATCGTTATGGTGTTTCACCTGCGACGTCGCTGTTAGCGAGTCGTGATACCAGGCATCTGATTGCCGCGATGCAGGATGGAAACGTCAATATCTGGAAGCTTCCCTGA
- a CDS encoding WD40 repeat domain-containing protein, whose protein sequence is MMMKQNTGRQKTRKWWIIGSGLLLLLAVGVIREYGLFSTTAEYFTDASFESKLDRLKSQPITPVEIDEDAERVRQLMEERTDYRGRLLFPPTTVAEMKYDPELVAGIPWEKNYEPVPLNEVEVTYTENQFQQERADWYQNLFLTEYEEHGEKDPRWDEPAREFLKEAARWVSIARFRKHRSPKFYPDQSDAQLAEQGTAVVELGCRDPLVISLVIEALASQKMYGVMTALTQQLNKLYTPDRYSEIVSFQILKSLVLVGKGTDKREAMSRHFLKAIKEKQLSGLERRIYLEEMGIITAPAHQPILGPFMLALESQENADPWLKSMILGSFYNQLGTNGSTLREYWPPYTKFIQTDWAKVKSVFMGHLRKSYRLYLQAYQLAPELPEAPLKLYPMSYRQNPQMLYADILLDDEGEFDRLSPASPRYWFDRAVAAQFDYRPMYRLYRGSLIPSPAIYENWKRYQPVLQFGMECLNSERFDTQVPFGFQDALQAMIAGHEFMRGPGGARSREVYGSDDVLPQMQRMVKGYASHLSVEQKDHYETLLAGMNWIQGHEEIAQKQFAALGERMKLEALQEVSLNVMELKRSQYPKQDNDLLTVDMEKLRGIGYLSDRSQLMISQDGGRVQTWDLKTRQMLKEYTLFPDVAPETTLAKSISDNVKFISCYQQPEIKIFETVSFTEVASLKLPADKPVKAHRVSNTGKYIAVALADQVELWEVATQSRIAEINIRAKETMVDKYDWRDFLQLVREVHFTADDSKLAFVRGGIYKKFNPGFWSPGALPHVVDVLYVWDLQQKKLIYTGQPFLPNINSIGFTENGLELLVSGTKWSLANRSPDSYPETVETHTIGLLNLKEGKIVREYAGRNKPLWVPKAFGKDRAQLIAMAGNELLVWDWKSGRELTSLQQHSHDVRYLLTSKEQDRMVTVDKEGVVKLFDGQLVPQVRQVLTGPDLYPHQQPHTIQLHAKTGRMGVCNGRTGALIWDFSDPKTVTGRLYRSPGPIGTRALGFSSDLKYLATTATTMPGELMQELAEPTPVSIWDTASGEVVRILEGETDFVESGVFDPSGRYFVSGLKNGNFLIWDLETESSQPVQVLKEHVASVTKLKFSPDGKTLLSGGCGGESFGKKVKPAVKVWTQAEPAGEFQVQQTMELDRHVPPTFGIQDLDLSSDGKWILASCNHRASLFSREGELRCTVEGGALQFLPEGNQFLTGEGGAKKAIHLWDLDGAKVRTYAYHPQTFITALALSPKEDVILSSSYGDGIKGWFVESGEQVLFLSDILSSSNPQNEKSASEPQKE, encoded by the coding sequence ATGATGATGAAACAAAATACTGGCAGACAGAAAACGCGCAAATGGTGGATCATCGGCAGCGGACTTCTGCTGTTACTGGCCGTGGGAGTCATTCGTGAGTATGGCCTGTTCTCTACAACAGCGGAGTATTTCACTGACGCCTCCTTTGAGAGCAAGCTGGACAGACTGAAATCTCAGCCGATAACGCCCGTAGAAATTGACGAAGATGCGGAGCGCGTGCGGCAGTTGATGGAGGAGCGAACCGATTATCGCGGTCGACTTCTCTTTCCACCCACCACGGTTGCCGAAATGAAATACGACCCGGAACTGGTTGCGGGGATTCCCTGGGAGAAGAACTACGAGCCCGTGCCGCTGAACGAGGTCGAAGTCACCTATACCGAGAACCAGTTTCAGCAGGAGCGGGCGGACTGGTATCAGAACCTGTTTTTAACAGAGTATGAGGAGCACGGGGAAAAGGATCCGCGGTGGGATGAGCCGGCGCGGGAATTTCTGAAAGAGGCTGCCCGTTGGGTCTCGATTGCGCGGTTTCGAAAGCACCGCTCACCGAAGTTTTATCCAGACCAGTCTGATGCGCAACTGGCAGAGCAGGGGACTGCGGTCGTTGAGCTGGGGTGTCGGGATCCTCTGGTTATCAGCCTGGTCATTGAAGCACTTGCCAGTCAGAAGATGTATGGGGTTATGACCGCGCTGACTCAACAGCTGAATAAACTGTATACCCCAGACCGTTACTCGGAAATCGTGAGTTTTCAGATTCTGAAGTCTCTGGTGCTTGTGGGGAAGGGGACCGATAAACGGGAGGCTATGTCGCGCCACTTTCTCAAAGCCATCAAGGAGAAGCAGCTATCTGGTCTCGAAAGACGGATTTATCTGGAAGAGATGGGAATCATCACGGCTCCTGCGCATCAACCGATTCTGGGGCCATTCATGCTCGCACTGGAAAGCCAGGAGAACGCTGACCCCTGGCTCAAAAGCATGATTCTGGGATCTTTTTACAATCAACTGGGCACGAACGGGAGTACGCTCAGGGAGTACTGGCCCCCCTATACCAAATTCATTCAGACCGACTGGGCAAAAGTGAAATCCGTGTTCATGGGGCATCTGCGTAAATCGTACCGGTTATATCTGCAGGCGTATCAGTTGGCTCCCGAACTTCCAGAGGCGCCGTTGAAACTGTATCCCATGTCGTATCGGCAGAATCCACAGATGTTGTACGCGGACATTCTGCTTGATGATGAGGGCGAATTTGATCGGCTCTCACCGGCGAGTCCGAGATACTGGTTTGATCGTGCCGTGGCAGCCCAGTTCGATTATCGACCCATGTATCGGCTGTACCGCGGTTCTCTGATTCCTTCCCCCGCAATCTACGAGAACTGGAAGCGTTATCAGCCAGTGCTCCAGTTTGGAATGGAATGTCTCAATTCCGAACGCTTTGATACGCAGGTGCCTTTCGGTTTTCAGGATGCGTTGCAGGCCATGATTGCCGGTCATGAATTTATGCGGGGGCCTGGTGGAGCCCGCAGTCGTGAAGTCTATGGCTCTGATGATGTACTGCCCCAGATGCAGAGAATGGTCAAAGGATATGCATCCCACTTGAGTGTGGAGCAGAAGGACCACTACGAAACATTGCTGGCTGGAATGAACTGGATTCAGGGGCACGAGGAGATCGCCCAAAAGCAGTTTGCAGCTTTGGGAGAACGTATGAAGCTGGAGGCGCTGCAGGAAGTCTCCCTGAATGTAATGGAACTGAAACGCAGTCAATACCCCAAACAGGACAACGATCTGCTGACTGTGGATATGGAAAAGCTCCGCGGGATTGGTTATCTCAGCGATCGATCACAGTTGATGATTTCGCAGGACGGCGGTCGGGTTCAGACATGGGATCTGAAAACTCGTCAGATGTTGAAGGAATATACTCTGTTTCCCGATGTAGCCCCGGAGACAACACTCGCGAAGAGTATTTCAGATAATGTGAAATTCATCAGTTGCTATCAGCAGCCTGAAATCAAAATCTTTGAAACCGTATCATTTACCGAAGTTGCCAGTCTGAAGCTGCCCGCTGACAAGCCCGTGAAAGCACATCGTGTTTCGAATACCGGCAAGTACATCGCAGTGGCACTGGCAGATCAGGTGGAACTCTGGGAAGTCGCTACGCAGAGCAGGATTGCTGAAATCAACATTCGAGCTAAAGAAACGATGGTTGATAAATACGACTGGCGGGATTTTCTACAGCTTGTCAGGGAAGTTCATTTTACCGCGGATGATAGTAAGCTGGCCTTTGTGCGAGGTGGCATCTATAAGAAATTCAATCCGGGGTTCTGGTCGCCCGGAGCACTGCCGCATGTGGTGGATGTTCTGTATGTCTGGGATTTGCAACAGAAAAAGCTGATTTATACGGGGCAGCCATTCCTGCCTAACATCAATTCGATCGGATTTACCGAAAACGGATTGGAACTGCTGGTCTCCGGAACGAAATGGAGTCTGGCTAACCGGAGTCCGGATTCCTATCCGGAAACGGTCGAAACCCACACGATCGGGTTGCTGAATCTCAAGGAAGGAAAGATCGTCCGAGAATACGCCGGTCGTAATAAGCCTCTCTGGGTTCCGAAAGCGTTCGGCAAGGATCGTGCGCAGCTGATTGCGATGGCAGGCAATGAACTGCTGGTCTGGGACTGGAAAAGTGGCCGGGAGCTGACCAGTCTCCAGCAGCATTCTCATGATGTGCGGTATCTTTTGACCTCAAAGGAACAGGATCGGATGGTGACAGTCGACAAGGAGGGAGTCGTCAAGCTCTTTGACGGTCAACTGGTTCCCCAGGTACGACAGGTGTTGACCGGCCCGGACCTGTATCCCCATCAGCAACCTCACACGATTCAGTTGCATGCGAAAACCGGACGGATGGGGGTCTGCAACGGACGCACCGGGGCGCTGATCTGGGATTTTTCCGATCCGAAAACGGTTACAGGAAGGCTGTATCGTTCGCCGGGGCCGATCGGGACCAGGGCCCTTGGTTTCAGTTCCGACCTGAAGTATCTGGCGACCACCGCGACCACCATGCCCGGGGAGCTCATGCAGGAGCTGGCTGAACCGACGCCCGTATCCATCTGGGACACGGCATCAGGCGAAGTCGTCCGGATTCTGGAAGGAGAGACCGATTTCGTCGAGTCGGGCGTTTTTGATCCGTCGGGGCGATATTTTGTGAGTGGCTTGAAGAATGGAAACTTCCTGATCTGGGATCTGGAAACAGAATCCAGTCAGCCGGTTCAGGTTCTCAAAGAGCATGTTGCCAGTGTTACCAAACTGAAATTCTCTCCAGACGGCAAGACCCTGCTTTCCGGTGGGTGCGGTGGGGAGTCGTTTGGCAAGAAAGTGAAGCCCGCAGTTAAGGTCTGGACGCAAGCGGAACCTGCAGGCGAGTTTCAAGTGCAGCAGACAATGGAGCTGGATCGTCACGTGCCTCCCACTTTTGGGATTCAGGACCTCGATTTATCTTCGGATGGAAAGTGGATCCTGGCTTCCTGTAATCATCGTGCTTCGCTGTTTTCAAGGGAGGGGGAGTTGCGTTGTACGGTAGAAGGGGGGGCATTACAGTTTTTACCGGAGGGGAACCAGTTCCTGACTGGAGAGGGAGGGGCTAAGAAAGCGATTCACCTGTGGGATCTTGACGGCGCAAAGGTGCGGACCTATGCATACCATCCGCAGACCTTTATTACGGCGCTGGCACTCTCTCCGAAAGAGGATGTGATATTGTCGTCCTCATATGGTGATGGCATCAAAGGATGGTTTGTCGAGTCGGGGGAGCAGGTTTTGTTTCTGTCCGATATTTTATCCAGCAGTAATCCCCAGAACGAAAAATCTGCATCGGAGCCACAAAAAGAGTAA
- a CDS encoding Hint domain-containing protein codes for MSDFVRELAIFSCLLFTSFCFWKVGVGLTGGVDASVLPSAQAAIHSSVTPQRLQTMPIQQMRPGMRVLGRNPDRWDTQPVLEPNPVSWRLVSVRMEQQPGQFVLGQLLRPTSWIRQNDALPGAVIQLEIPEMHVAGDAEVLSITECPPIRRGPGSVVTGTFQHVSDEVISVFVEGEETPIGTTAKHPFWSRDRDAFIPAGELRIGEELKTALGTSTRVTSIEIRAGPETVYGLEVAGEHVYQIADAGLLVHNASAKSGRNLYAPRGVRWNNVWRTADGKFASPQGVGRSGAAAESAVWDAVEAKPGWQVIRGRVSVRDASGQLRVYDGAAVSPSGRVIGLEVKSGSARLTPAQRTFDSTLNASGANTVPGVGQSKGIQVRRAVEIRQ; via the coding sequence ATGTCCGACTTCGTTCGAGAACTGGCCATCTTCAGCTGTCTGCTCTTCACCAGTTTCTGTTTCTGGAAAGTGGGGGTGGGGCTGACTGGTGGTGTGGATGCTTCGGTCCTGCCTTCTGCTCAGGCGGCAATTCATTCCTCGGTGACACCGCAGCGATTGCAGACGATGCCGATTCAGCAGATGCGTCCCGGGATGCGGGTGCTGGGGCGGAATCCGGATCGGTGGGATACTCAACCGGTGTTGGAACCGAATCCGGTATCCTGGCGGCTGGTCTCGGTGCGGATGGAACAGCAGCCGGGTCAATTTGTCCTGGGGCAACTGCTGCGTCCCACAAGCTGGATTCGACAGAACGACGCGCTGCCCGGCGCTGTCATTCAACTGGAAATTCCCGAGATGCATGTCGCCGGGGATGCGGAAGTGCTGTCGATCACAGAGTGTCCGCCGATCCGCCGGGGGCCGGGCTCGGTCGTCACCGGCACGTTCCAGCACGTTTCGGATGAAGTGATCAGCGTTTTTGTGGAAGGGGAAGAGACGCCGATCGGCACCACGGCCAAGCATCCCTTCTGGAGCAGAGACCGCGATGCTTTTATTCCTGCCGGGGAGTTGCGAATCGGCGAAGAATTAAAAACGGCGCTGGGAACCTCGACCCGCGTGACGTCGATTGAAATCCGCGCCGGACCGGAAACGGTCTACGGCCTGGAAGTCGCCGGTGAGCATGTTTACCAAATCGCTGATGCTGGCTTGCTGGTTCATAATGCGAGTGCGAAGAGTGGGCGCAATTTATATGCCCCAAGAGGAGTGCGATGGAACAACGTTTGGCGAACAGCGGATGGCAAGTTCGCAAGTCCGCAAGGAGTTGGACGCTCTGGTGCGGCGGCAGAGTCCGCTGTTTGGGATGCGGTTGAAGCGAAACCTGGATGGCAAGTTATTCGAGGACGTGTATCAGTCCGAGATGCTTCTGGGCAACTTCGTGTTTACGACGGAGCGGCAGTCTCTCCGAGCGGTCGTGTAATTGGCCTGGAAGTCAAGTCTGGATCGGCTCGTCTAACACCGGCACAACGAACGTTTGATTCGACTCTTAATGCCAGTGGTGCCAACACTGTACCTGGAGTTGGCCAGAGTAAAGGGATACAGGTGCGTCGAGCAGTGGAGATTCGTCAATGA
- a CDS encoding potassium channel family protein: protein MQNQESEQVVRHPFGKFTYLLCSILTLLVGTAFMGSSRVSVMLFCLLFSTVLLTAVVSVCHRHKTLGIGLTLVVLMLILNVSSFLTRSYSLTVLHNSLVIIFLAFVFYHILSAVFHDDRVTLDTIIGTVSLYLLAGLLWSYLYSTILLVDPAAFRYDLVNAASEAVTLRNSDLQPLIYLSFVTMATLGYGDIVPVSGPAQTACYLQAVFGQFYFAILVSRLVAMYISAATHKNQQHAQGS from the coding sequence ATGCAGAATCAGGAAAGTGAACAGGTCGTTCGCCATCCCTTTGGAAAGTTCACCTATTTACTTTGTTCTATCCTGACATTGCTGGTGGGAACCGCGTTCATGGGCAGCAGCAGAGTCTCTGTGATGCTCTTCTGCCTGTTGTTCTCGACCGTCCTGCTCACAGCAGTCGTCTCTGTCTGTCATCGCCACAAGACACTGGGGATTGGCCTTACGCTTGTCGTCCTGATGCTGATATTGAATGTCAGCAGTTTTCTTACCCGCAGCTATTCACTGACGGTTCTGCACAACAGTCTGGTGATCATTTTCCTGGCGTTTGTCTTTTACCATATTCTGAGTGCCGTATTTCACGACGACCGGGTCACACTGGATACCATTATCGGGACAGTCAGTCTCTACCTGCTGGCCGGACTCCTCTGGTCCTACCTCTACTCAACCATCTTACTGGTTGATCCAGCCGCCTTTCGTTATGACCTAGTTAATGCCGCATCCGAAGCAGTCACGTTACGAAACTCGGACCTGCAACCGTTGATTTACCTGTCGTTCGTCACCATGGCGACTCTGGGATATGGTGATATCGTTCCGGTATCCGGCCCCGCGCAAACAGCCTGTTACCTGCAGGCTGTCTTTGGTCAGTTTTATTTCGCCATCCTGGTTTCCAGGCTGGTGGCCATGTACATTTCAGCTGCGACCCACAAGAATCAACAGCATGCCCAAGGCAGTTAA